A single window of Nasonia vitripennis strain AsymCx chromosome 4, Nvit_psr_1.1, whole genome shotgun sequence DNA harbors:
- the LOC100122847 gene encoding uncharacterized protein LOC100122847 isoform X2: MRFSRQRTLSLRSGASYSGMFLHKILAESTFEITEAALPSDSNEMTDTTNVQDLILDQVLIPLMDIKRVQNLLFLISMNAAKRVTYLLMKYSIRIIFMFLAMMFPRTSLLSLAT; this comes from the exons ATGCGGTTTAGTCGTCAGAGAACCTTGTCGTTGCGAAGTGGAGCTTCATATTCCGGCATGTTTTTACATAAGATATTGGCAG aaTCGACTTTCGAGATAACCGAGGCAGCCTTACCCAGCGACAGTAACGAGATGACGGATACAACAAATGTTCAAGACTTGATACTTGATCAGGTGTTGATACCTCTGATGGACATCAAGCGAGTGCAAAACTTATTATTCTTG ATATCGATGAACGCCGCCAAAAGAGTGACCTACCTCCTGATGAAGTATTCCATCAGGATTATTTTCATGTTCCTCGCGATGATGTTTCCTCGGACCAGTTTGCTGAGCTTGGCCACTTAA
- the LOC100122847 gene encoding uncharacterized protein LOC100122847 isoform X1, translated as MRFSRQRTLSLRSGASYSGMFLHKILAAILLLQVVRAFYIPMDTAESVNSTADDSSSSESTFEITEAALPSDSNEMTDTTNVQDLILDQVLIPLMDIKRVQNLLFLISMNAAKRVTYLLMKYSIRIIFMFLAMMFPRTSLLSLAT; from the exons ATGCGGTTTAGTCGTCAGAGAACCTTGTCGTTGCGAAGTGGAGCTTCATATTCCGGCATGTTTTTACATAAGATATTGGCAG cAATACTGCTGCTGCAAGTGGTCCGCGCATTCTACATCCCGATGGACACTGCGGAATCTGTAAATTCTACCGCTGAtgattcttcttcttcagaaTCGACTTTCGAGATAACCGAGGCAGCCTTACCCAGCGACAGTAACGAGATGACGGATACAACAAATGTTCAAGACTTGATACTTGATCAGGTGTTGATACCTCTGATGGACATCAAGCGAGTGCAAAACTTATTATTCTTG ATATCGATGAACGCCGCCAAAAGAGTGACCTACCTCCTGATGAAGTATTCCATCAGGATTATTTTCATGTTCCTCGCGATGATGTTTCCTCGGACCAGTTTGCTGAGCTTGGCCACTTAA